One segment of Podospora pseudopauciseta strain CBS 411.78 chromosome 5 map unlocalized CBS411.78m_5.2, whole genome shotgun sequence DNA contains the following:
- a CDS encoding uncharacterized protein (SMCOG1092:hypothetical protein; COG:Q; EggNog:ENOG503NWP7; antiSMASH:Cluster_4) has product MATPIPSHQRIVPGSVNLPPYPWPATAKDTSVDPVSIAESVTSKLNGSLSSGDFASISELFIDNGFWRDHLALSWTPRTIKTSAAIADYLSSSPTKLSSVQVDLTSEFRKPQIASFAPGASPDVKGIAFYIKWGTSLGTGRGVARLVQEDGEWKIWTMFTCLVELKGWEEKVGARRELGVEHGKQEGRKNWRERREGEQEKGEGEVLVIGAGQSGLTIAARLKMLGVKTVVIDTNEKVGDNWRKRYHQLVLHDPVWYDHMPYLPFPEHWPVFTPKDKLAEWFEFYAKALELNIWTSTSLTSSKWDEGTQTWEVKVNKGGREERVLRPKHIVLCTGHSGKKFMPDIKGLSEGVFKGLAVHSADFAGAKQQQEGTERKRKAVVVGACNSAHDICQDYYEKGYDVTMVQRSSTCVVSNKAALKVLLAVLYEEGGPPVEDSDIWLHGWPSEVMKSIQIDLARIQREMDKDLLEGLEKAGFRTDKGVDEGGLFMKYLQRGGGYYIDVGMSQLIIDRKVKVKQGEEIEELVENGLRFKDGEVLEADEIVFATGFMNMRTQARHILGDEVADRVDDVWGWDEEGEMRGIWKGSGHPGFWFHGGNLALTRYFSRVAALQIKARLEGLGA; this is encoded by the exons ATGGCAACTCCaatcccctcccaccaacgCATCGTCCCCGGCAgcgtcaacctccccccttaCCCCTGGCCCGCCACCGCAAAAGACACAAGCGTCGACCCTGTTTCCATCGCCGAGTCTGTCACTTCCAAGCTGAATggctccctctcctcggGTGATTTCGCCTCAATCTCCGAGCTCTTCATCGACAACGGCTTCTGGCGCGATCACCTAGCCCTCTCCTGGACACCCCGCACGATCAAGACCTCTGCTGCCATAGCTGATTatctttcctcttctccgACCAAGCTCAGTTCGGTACAGGTGGATCTGACGTCTGAGTTTCGGAAGCCACAGATTGCGAGTTTCGCTCCGGGGGCCAGTCCGGATGTGAAGGGGATTGCGTTTTACATCAAGTGGGGGACTAGTCTTGGGACGGGAAGAGGGGTGGCGAGGCTTGTtcaggaggatggagagtgGAAGATTTGGACCATGTTTACTTGTTTGGTGGAgttgaaggggtgggaggagaaggtgggggcgaggagggagctggGCGTTGAGCATGGGAAACAAGAAGGGAGGAAGAActggagggagaggagggagggggagcaggagaaaggggagggggaggtgttggttaTTG GAGCTGGGCAGTCCGGTCTGACGATTGCTGCGAGGTTGAAAATGTTGGGGGTCAAGACAGTGGTCATTGATACGAATGAGAAGGTGGGCGACAACTGGCGGAAGAGATATCATCAGCTGGTGCTGCATGATCCAGTGTGGTACGACCACATGCCGTATCTCCCCTTCCCTGAGCACTGGCCGGTTTTCACGCCAAAGGATAAACTGGCCGAGTGGTTTGAGTTTTATGCCAAGGCGCTCGAACTCAACATCTGGACTTCTACCTCCCTTACATCTAGCAAATGGGATGAGGGCACCCAAACTTgggaggtgaaggtgaaCAAGGGGggcagagaggagagggttcTCAGGCCGAAACATATCGTTTTGTGTACAGGACACTCGGGCAAGAAGTTCATGCCTGATATAAAGGGGCTGAGCGAGGGGGTGTTTAAGGGGTTGGCGGTCCACTCTGCTGATTTCGCCGGTgcgaagcagcagcaagaggggactgagagaaagagaaaggcggtggtggtcggggCGTGTAATTCTGCTCACGATATCTGCCAGGATTACTACGAGAAGGGATATGATGTCACCATGGTGCAGAGGTCGTCGACTTGTGTCGTGTCCAACAAGGCGGCTCTCAAGGTTTTGCTGGCGGTGCTGTACGAGGAGGGTGGACCGCCGGTCGAAGACAGCGACATCTGGCTTCATGGCTGGCCGAGTGAGGTTATGAAGAGCATACAGATCGATCTGGCCAGGATTCAGCGGGAGATGGACAAGGATTTGTTGGAAGGGTTGGAAAAGGCCGGGTTCAGAACTGACAAGGGGGTGGAtgaaggggggttgtttatGAAGTATTTACAACGGGGTGGGGGCTATTACATTGATGTGGGCATGTCACAGCTGATTATTGATCGCAAGGTGAAAGTCAagcagggggaggagattgaggagttGGTAGAGAATGGGCTGAGGTtcaaggatggggaggtgctggaggcGGATGAGATTGTGTTTGCTACTGGCTTCATGAATATGAGAACCCAGGCGAGGCATATTCTGGGAGATGAGGTTGCGGATAGGGTGGACGAtgtttggggatgggatgaggagggggagatgagggGGATCTGGAAGGGGAGCGGGCATCCGGGCTTTTGGTTCCATGGTGGTAATTTGGCCTTGACTAGGTATTTCAGTAGGGTGGCTGCGCTGCAGATCAAGGCGAGGCTGGAGGGATTGGGGGCCTAA
- a CDS encoding uncharacterized protein (COG:C; COG:H; EggNog:ENOG503PARE; antiSMASH:Cluster_4; SMCOG1087:hypothetical protein), with protein MGSTHHPLSIAIMGGGIAGLSLAAALVKKPHLDIHVYEAVPAHSDVGAGLALHRNALAAMALLGPEVHQAYLDKAINIGEDAEAEMATDIFFACGPHANTRADQEPVAELGRAKGRKSVSRADLLAGLLGLVPGEKVSFGKRLTKIWEEEKKVKFEFRDGTKGEADCVLGADGIRSVVRGYVIGEDHPARHPVNHDRWQVYRTVVATEEAIEAGVEERFTRTVPILLGPRGHVNCIPMNKGTRLSAGVAVRGAALGEKEVDGPGKGDDGGRRKELDVGLYKDYTPEARAIVDLVARDTSASWAVGDHDNAPVYFKGRVAMLGDAAHASLPFAGNGAAQALEDAAVLDHLFERVKQPSQIEAALGAYDAVRRPRSQDVVGVARMLGRAYAFAERDIHEDPKKARVFFTQAGRFTNEADLTRQNEQAMAKMEDSVRGVSKNN; from the coding sequence aTGGGCtccacccatcaccccctctCCATAGCCATAATGGGAGGCGGCATAGCcggcctctccctcgccgccgccctcgtCAAAAAACCCCACCTCGACATCCACGTCTACGAAGCCGTCCCTGCCCATTCCGACGTCGGCGCCGGCCTGGCCCTCCACCGCAACGCCCTCGCGGCCATGGCGCTTCTCGGACCGGAGGTCCACCAGGCTTACCTCGACAAGGCGATCAACATCGGTGAGGACGCGGAAGCGGAAATGGCGACTGACATCTTTTTTGCTTGTGGGCCTCACGCCAACACGAGAGCTGACCAAGAACCGGTCGCCGAGTTGGGGAGGGCAAAAGGACGAAAGAGCGTCAGTCGGGCGGACCTGTTGGCTGGGTTGCTTGGGTTGGTGccgggggagaaggtgagCTTTGGGAAGAGACTGACAAAgatttgggaggaggagaagaaggtcaagTTTGAGTTTAGGGATGGGACAAAGGGGGAGGCGGATTGTGTTTTGGGGGCGGATGGGATACGTTCGGTTGTTAGGGGTTATGTCATTGGGGAGGACCATCCGGCGAGACACCCGGTTAATCACGACAGGTGGCAGGTTTATCGGACGGTGGTTGCCACCGAAGAGGCGATCGAGGccggggtggaggagaggtttaCGAGGACGGTCCCGATTTTGCTTGGGCCGAGGGGGCATGTGAATTGCATACCGATGAACAAGGGGACGAGGTTGAGCGCTGGGGTTGCCGTCAGGGGGGCGGCGTTGGGCGAGAAAGAGGTTGACGGGcctgggaagggggatgatggggggcGAAGAAAAGAGTTGGATGTCGGATTGTATAAAGACTACACTCCGGAGGCGAGGGCCATTGTGGATTTGGTGGCGAGGGACACATCGGCTAgctgggcggtgggggaTCATGATAACGCGCCGGTGTACTtcaaggggagggtggcCATGCTGGGGGATGCCGCTCATGCTAGTCTGCCGTTTGCTGGGAATGGGGCCGCGcaggcgttggaggatgCTGCGGTGCTGGATCATTTGTTTGAGAGGGTGAAGCAGCCGAGCCAGATTGAGGCGGCACTGGGTGCGTATGATGCTGTTAGGCGGCCGAGGTCTCAGGATGTTGTTGGCGTGGCCAGAATGCTTGGACGCGCTTATGCCTTTGCCGAGAGAGATATCCATGAGGACCCGAAGAAGGCTAGGGTCTTTTTTACACAGGCTGGTCGGTTCACCAACGAGGCGGATTTGACGCGGCAGAATGAGCAAGCCAtggccaagatggaggaTAGTGTGAGGGGGGTTTCGAAGAACAACTAG
- a CDS encoding uncharacterized protein (antiSMASH:Cluster_4) codes for MMKILNTLHFICTQQGHHTLLTMDQPLGSFVPPYLISFPTNTVSFIHVGPQSEWHRQQRPDTTLCRRASKGHLSVYCNLEKDQSHVLLAISFQEDDLPSLNRQVYYHYVDKDDSIIGNGTLIEITFQNYPEDIDTADRLKNSIAWRIRFNKKHMDAIKYILTQARSQTANLPRVAALPKEDRDLLYHYIRATLIPQPVPHGLAALGKWPIRLPTTLSTSPSLGAKSEPVAASVYHDAAQDQVVEDTEEETPKAIRLREMERERYANKPPPSPPPPRPASPSPWPARSKNNHVPGPSREDEEFYQSVIDAATTPKKPELFVAAQDAAPTPTPVRRGRRAEEDDAFWGSPLGKPGQMASRKKGGLAPGCGGATERKVSMQALVGNAEVEVRFKEKDADKILKAMVPKKVENSGDEFTA; via the exons ATGATGAAGATTCTCAA CACCCTTCACTTCATCTGCACACAGCAAGGACACCACACCCTTCTCACCATGGACCAACCACTTGGGAGCTTCGTCCCTCCCTACCTCATCTCCTTCCCCACCAACACAGTCAGCTTCATCCATGTCGGCCCCCAATCCGAATGGCACCGCCAGCAACGCCCCGACACTACCCTCTGTCGCCGTGCAAGCAAGGGTCATTTGTCTGTCTACTGCAACCTCGAGAAGGACCAGTCTCACGTCCTTCTCGCCATCTCCTTTCAGGAGGATgatctcccctccctcaaccgccAAGTGTACTACCACTACGTCGACAAAGACGACTCCATCATCGGCAACGGAACCCTCATCGAGATCACCTTCCAAAACTACCCCGAAGACATCGACACGGCCGACCGCTTGAAGAACAGCATCGCCTGGCGCATCCGCTTCAACAAGAAGCACATGGATGCCATCAAGTACATCCTCACCCAGGCCCGTTCCCAAACCGCCAACCTGCCCCGCGTCGCCGCGCTCCCCAAAGAAGACCGTGATCTTCTTTACCACTACATCCGCGCGACTCTGATTCCCCAGCCCGTCCCCCACGGACTCGCCGCCCTCGGCAAATGGCCCATCCgtctccccaccaccttgtCCACAAGCCCCTCCCTCGGCGCAAAGTCCGAGCCGGTCGCAGCCTCTGTCTACCACGACGCAGCGCAGGACcaagtcgtcgaggatacAGAGGAGGAAACTCCCAAGGCGATCAGATTGCGCGAAATGGAGCGGGAGCGCTACGCCAACAAgccgcctccttcccctcctcccccccgtcCTGCGTCTCCGTCTCCATGGCCTGCGCGGAGCAAGAACAACCACGTCCCTGGTCCGTCTCgtgaggacgaggagtttTATCAGAGTGTTATTGATGCCGCTACCACTCCCAAGAAGCCGGAGTTGTTTGTTGCTGCTCAGGATGCTGCTCCTACCCCTACGCctgtgaggagggggaggagggcggaggaggatgatgcttTTTGGGGCTCGCCTTTAGGGAAGCCGGGGCAGATGGCGTCgcggaagaaggggggtttggCTCCGGGGTGTGGGGGGGCGACGGAGAGGAAGGTTTCGATGCAGGCTTTGGTGGGGAAtgccgaggttgaggtgaggTTTAAGGAGAAGGATGCGGATAAGATTTT AAAGGCCATGGTCCCGAAGAAGGTGGAGAACTCCGGGGATGAGTTTACCGCTTGA
- a CDS encoding uncharacterized protein (antiSMASH:Cluster_4) produces MGPKKSPTKPTTGRPSWYKPDFVSSPVHSPVKIGARPSLHAQHAATPNTQRQQPGGTATPTPSHPLRNNFNARPAPARPTPPVQQSIGPPSLGLRRLQEAAAKAKAELLAKQAVASQRITSVLDPNLLHSKPQPRTVTTTPQIVKPTPQIVKPTPQTVKPAPQSVKPTLQTLKPALPITTTRPPPAVKPPSPPRPPSPTTSWPHPTVDPVPVPPTTVSTPGGSSTQGPRTKPPIKPILKNRPTSNQPTVGPPPDPAAAVIGLVNAIASSPAVQGTPSRVPVATTYLEKDPLKPGRKHPPGEKPGASPSGGVATSTSTSSFLGKPPITHGGRTISTSTQKRKFPRL; encoded by the coding sequence ATGGGGCCTAAAAAATcacccaccaaacccacGACGGGGAGACCTTCGTGGTATAAACCGGATTTTGTTTCGTCCCCGGTTCACAGCCCAGTCAAGATTGGAGCACGACCCAGTCTGCACGCACAACACGCTGCAACGCCAAACACTCAGAGGCAACAGCCAGGTGGAACGGcaaccccaactccttcccatccactCCGTAACAACTTCAACGCCCGACCAGCTCCCGCCCGACCGACTCCCCCGGTTCAGCAGTCTATCGGCCCACCTTCTCTTGGTTTGAGGCGGCTGCAAGAAGCTGCAGCAAAAGCCAAGGCTGAACTGCTTGCCAAGCAAGCTGTTGCCAGCCAACGCATCACATCTGTGCTAGATCCGAATTTGTTGCACAGCAAGCCACAACCTCGGACTGTTACGACAACACCTCAGATTGTCAAGCCAACGCCTCAGATTGTCAAGCCAACACCCCAAACCGTCAAGCCAGCACCCCAGAGTGTCAAGCCAACACTCCAGACTCTTAAGCCAGCACTCCCAATTACTACTACTCGACCACCACCTGCCGTCAagccaccatcccctcctaggccaccatcaccgaccaCCTCTTGGCCCCACCCGACTGTAGACCCGGTGCCGGTTCCCCCTACCACTGTCAGCACCCCAGGTGGCTCTAGTACGCAGGGCCCGCGGACAAAGCCTCCGATCAAGCCAATCCTCAAGAACCGTCCTACTAGTAATCAACCAACTGTAGGCCCGCCCCCCGATCCAGCAGCTGCAGTTATCGGCTTGGTGAATGCTATTGCGAGTAGCCCGGCTGTTCAAGGCACACCAAGCAGAGTTCCTGTGGCCACGACATATCTTGAAAAAGATCCTCTGAAGCCCGGCAGAAAGCACCCACCGGGTGAGAAGCCAGGAGCGAGTCCGTCGGGAGGTGTCGCAACCAGCACATCAACTTCATCATTTCTCGGAAAACCCCCAATAACACACGGGGGCAGGACAATCTCAACGAGTACCCAAAAGCGCAAGTTCCCAAGACTCTGA
- a CDS encoding uncharacterized protein (antiSMASH:Cluster_4; SMCOG1217:NADH:flavin oxidoreductase/NADH oxidase; COG:C; EggNog:ENOG503NU8T), protein MTATGPSPVIADPSPLGSPLPFEFSGRTAPNRFLKSAATEKVATYDPNDRLSSGIPNDELFRLYGTWASGGFGTIVTGNILIDPDHLEGPGNMIIPVDAPLDGPRFEGFRRLGSVGREHGSLFIGQVNHPGRQCIYALQPNPISASDVQLLVDMFGATFGKPRAATIEEIRSTVAAFVHAAVYLDKAGWDGVQLHGAHGYLIAQFLSLTTNLRTDAYGGSLANRARIITEIAAGIREQCRKGFILAIKINSVEFQADGFTVEEASELCEILEKAGFDFVELSGGTYEEMALAHRRESTKAREAFFLDFAEKIAPRLNKTKVYVTGGFRTAKGMADALQSVDGVGMVRAVCNNPNLPAEILEGKKTAAPVIAGGVYFDDFLLTGGLAGLQMRLMGHSLPVLNVEDDAEVEEFKKALESNLKGLVKGGLFENMDLGFLGARGPDVERRVRDIQASRATLR, encoded by the coding sequence ATGACCGCTACGGGGCCTTCTCCCGTCATTGCCGACCCCTCTCCGCTGGGTTCCCCTCTTCCCTTCGAGTTTTCTGGCCGGACAGCGCCTAACCGCTTTCTCAAGTCGGCCGCCACCGAAAAGGTAGCCACCTATGACCCAAACGACAGGCTCTCCAGCGGCATTCCCAACGATGAACTGTTCCGGCTGTACGGTACCTGGGCGTCAGGCGGCTTCGGCACAATCGTAACCggcaacatcctcatcgacCCTGACCACCTCGAGGGCCCCGGTAACATGATCATCCCCGTCGACGCACCGCTTGACGGTCCCCGCTTCGAAGGATTCCGCCGTCTGGGATCTGTCGGAAGAGAACATGGGTCTCTCTTCATCGGCCAAGTCAACCATCCCGGCCGCCAATGCATCTACGCCCTGCAACCCAATCCCATCTCAGCCTCTGACGTTCAACTGCTCGTCGACATGTTTGGTGCAACCTTTGGCAAACCGCGTGCTGCCACCATCGAGGAGATCCGATCGACCGTGGCGGCCTTTGTCCATGCGGCGGTGTACCTCGACAAAGCAGGCTGGGACGGAGTCCAGCTTCACGGTGCCCACGGGTACCTCATCGCACAattcttgtccttgaccaCCAACCTCCGCACTGACGCTTATGGCGGGTCCCTTGCCAACCGGGCGAGGATCATCACCGAGATTGCCGCTGGCATCAGGGAGCAATGTCGAAAGGGCTTTATTCTCGCCATCAAGATCAACAGCGTCGAGTTCCAAGCCGATGGGTTCACCGTCGAGGAGGCGTCCGAGCTGTGCGAGATCTTGGAGAAGGCAGGCTTCGACTTTGTGGAGCTCAGCGGCGGAACATACGAGGAAATGGCGCTGGCGCACAGGCGAGAGTCGACCAAAGCCCGGGAGGCATTCTTTTTGGATTTCGCAGAAAAGATTGCGCCGCGCCtgaacaagaccaaggtcTATGTGACTGGGGGTTTCAGGACTGCCAAGGGCATGGCGGACGCGCTGCAGAGTGTGGATGGTGTTGGAATGGTGAGGGCTGTTTGCAACAATCCGAATCTTCCAGCCGAGATACTGGAGGGCAAGAAGACAGCTGCGCCGGTGATTGCTGGGGGGGTGTATTTTGACGATTTTCTTCTGACGGGGGGCTTGGCGGGGCTGCAGATGCGACTGATGGGGCATTCGTTGCCTGTGCTCAATGTTGAGGATGACGCAGAGGTCGAAGAGTTCAAGAAGGCGCTGGAGTCGAATCTGAAGGGACTTGTGAAGGGAGGGTTGTTTGAGAATATGGACCTTGGGTTTCTAGGGGCGAGAGGACCTGATGTTGAGAGAAGAGTGCGAGATATTCAGGCTTCCAGGGCCACACTGCGCTAA
- a CDS encoding uncharacterized protein (COG:S; EggNog:ENOG503PE42), with translation MTALCHPVVFACGFLNCKVVFKAPDTTGPAKTADEYFNHVANHVQANHNWSYSTYFRNLMRQPGVDDAWKNRSNKGVKLRWQRHTSSVLREILETRHIPDVGLFVDWAVKLGSKPFCTPTSPVPTGLPDALYLPVLKHCEYGANSAPEPPYQPNASPGSPQVPDSLPNRSADFDFSAYPAPSASI, from the coding sequence ATGACCGCGCTGTGCCATCCTGTTGTTTTTGCTTGTGGCTTCCTCAACTGCAAAGTCGTTTTCAAAGCACCTGATACCACCGGCCCAGCAAAGACAGCTGACGAGTACTTCAATCATGTCGCCAACCATGTCCAAGCCAACCATAACTGGTCCTACTCAACCTATTTCCGCAATCTCATGCGGCAACCGGGTGTAGATGATGCCTGGAAGAACCGATCCAACAAGGGTGTAAAGCTGAGATGGCAGCGACATACATCAAGCGTGTTGAGGGAGATACTAGAGACACGCCATATACCGGATGTGGGACTCTTCGTCGACTGGGCCGTAAAACTGGGTTCGAAACCGTTTTGTACACCGACGTCGCCGGTCCCGACAGGCCTCCCAGATGCTCTCTATCTTCCTGTGTTGAAGCACTGTGAATACGGCGCCAACTCTGCGCCTGAGCCACCTTACCAGCCCAATGCTTCCCCTGGCTCACCTCAGGTCCCCGACAGCCTGCCCAACAGATCCGCAGATTTTGATTTCTCAGCTTATCCTGCCCCTTCTGCTTCCATCTAG
- a CDS encoding uncharacterized protein (antiSMASH:Cluster_4), whose product MQLTRSLSTALAALLLSSIATGHRIPAQSEELQLRDAAPVDVNETGTPPVILPADDTLSADVIVDETEHGSLVGRAVHPRQLGKGKGGGKGKGGGKGKGGAKGKGGGKGKGGKGKGGKGKGGKGKG is encoded by the exons ATGCAACTTACAAgatccctctccaccgcgCTCGCGGCCCTTCTTTTGTCCAGCATCGCAACTGGACACCGCATCCCAGCCCAATCAGAAGAGCTCCAGCTCCGAGACGCTGCTCCCGTCGATGTCAACGAGACCGGAACGCCGCCTGTCATCCTCCCTGCTGACGACACGTTGTCGGCTGATGTGATTGTGGATGAAACCGAGCATGGGTCCCTAGTGGGTAGAG CCGTTCACCCTCGTCAGCTTGGCAAGGGCAAAGGtggagggaaaggaaagggtggtgggaaaggaaaggggggagcCAAagggaagggtggtggtaaaggaaaggggggcaagggcaagggagggaagggaaaggggggaaagggcaAGGGTTGA
- a CDS encoding uncharacterized protein (MEROPS:MER0002764; COG:O; SMCOG1075:alkaline serine protease; SMCOG1075: subtilase family; EggNog:ENOG503PCGR; antiSMASH:Cluster_4) encodes MKLNATLLGLTGLLSLALAAVPIKNDGISADIVVPEKYIVKYKANADAGRKKKHESDITNKAKKKNKKGVVESINIDGLSGYVAEIPDSELKELRDSDLIEYIEKDTVIQINAVAAPRVAADPVEEKHQLAKRAYVTQLHAAWGLARISRRSTWNSGYYYDNTAGQGIRVYVLDSGIRTTHVEFEGRAVWGANFIAGSPNTDEYGHGTHVAGTIASKTYGVAKKATVVAVKVLDKNGSGTMSGLISGLNWVVNNAKARGIAKKAVINISLGGGYTASVNAAVKGATDAGLTVVVSAGNSNANSANYSPASAPSAITVGAIDGTGYRAWFSNWGNLVDIFAPGVSVLSAYHTSNTATWYMDGTSMAAPHVAGLAAYFIAKENLSGSPAVTNRILGAAVTGSIGDPKGSWNRRAYNAGGA; translated from the exons atgAAGCTCAACGCGACCCTCCTTGGTCTCACCGGCCTTCTAAGCCTGGCATTGGCCGCCGTTCCGATTAAGAACGATGGCATCTCGGCCGACATTGTTGTGCCCGAAAAGTACATCGTCAAGTACAAGGCCAACGCCGACGCtggaagaaagaagaagcacgagtccgacatcaccaacaaggccaagaagaagaacaagaagggcGTTGTTGAGTCCATCAACATCGACGGCCTTTCGGGATACGTTGCCGAGATTCCCGACTCGGAACTCAAGGAGCTGAGGGATTCCGACTTG ATCGAATACATCGAGAAGGACACCGTGATCCAGATCaacgccgtcgccgccccTCGGGTCGCCGCTGACCCTGTCGAAGAGAAGCACCAGCTTGCGAAGCGTGCCTATGTCACTCAACTCCACGCCGCTTGGGGCCTGGCTCGCATCTCGCGCCGTTCCACCTGGAACTCCGGCTACTACTACGACAACACCGCTGGCCAAGGTATCCGTGTCTATGTTCTTGACAGCGGCATCCGCACCACCCACGTCGAGTTCGAAGGACGCGCCGTCTGGGGTGCCAACTTCATCGCCGGATCCCCCAACACTGACGAGTACGGCCACGGCACCCACGTTGCTGGCACCATCGCCAGCAAGACCTATGGTGTTGCGAAGAAGGCCACCGTTGTCGCCGTCAAGGTCCTCGACAAGAACGGCTCCGGCACCATGTCCGGCCTGATCTCCGGCCTCAACTGGGTTGTGAACAACGCCAAGGCCCGCGGCATCGCCAAGAAGGCCGTCATCAACATTTCTCTCGGTGGTGGCTACACTGCCTCCGTCAACGCTGCTGTCAAGGGGGCCACTGATGCTGGCCTCACCGTGGTTGTGTCTGCCGGTAACAGCAACGCCAACAGTGCCAACTATTCCCCTGCCTCGGCTCCCTCTGCCATCACCGTCGGTGCCATTGACGGTACTGGATATCGCGCCTGGTTCTCCAACTGGGGCAACCTCGTCGACATCTTCGCCCCTGGTGTCTCCGTCCTCAGCGCCTACCATACCAGCAACACTGCCACCTGGTACATGGACGGCACCAGCATGGCTGCTCCCCACGTTGCCGGTCTCGCCGCTTACTTCATCGCCAAGGAGAACCTGTCGGGCTCCCCTGCTGTGACCAACCGAATTCTTGGTGCGGCTGTCACCGGTAGTATCGGGGACCCCAAGGGCAGCTGGAACCGCCGTGCTTACAACGCCGGTGGTGCCTAA
- a CDS encoding uncharacterized protein (antiSMASH:Cluster_4; EggNog:ENOG503P32I; COG:G; CAZy:GH18), whose protein sequence is MRWLSFFTAMLASLAPITTAAPRPAAASHNLAPALLPPDQSEIPRLVLYFQTTHDSLGRPISMLPLVTVKHIALTHLIICSIHMHQNGHLHLNDHLPSHPRYKTLWTEASIMRSSGVKVMGMIGGAAPGSFSRSTLDSPSDLTFDHYYRQLASFIRRYSLQGLDIDVEQPMSQGGIARLILRLRWDFGPDFIITLAPVASGLTNEWGGLSGFDYRVLERDYGSLIDFYNAQFYNGFGSVHSTSHFERTVDEGWDPEKIVIGQLTDRGVHQHVSLNRTVVQLRGKLGVIGGIMGWEYFNALPGGADAPWEWAQVMTQILRPGLVPEMKIAKDDAIMLMETWVESAWPGAAVICASVGGAGSEACAAEAGRPNVDYMAMVNA, encoded by the coding sequence ATGAGGTGGCTATCTTTCTTCACCGCGATGCTTGCATCACtcgcccccatcaccaccgcagcACCCCGTCCCGCGGCCGCGTCCCACAACCTCGcacccgccctcctcccaccagaCCAATCGGAAATCCCCAGACTGGTCCTCTACTTCCAAACAACCCACGACTCTCTAGGCCGCCCCATCTCCATGCTCCCCCTCGTAACAGTCAAACACATCGCCCTCACCCATCTAATCATCTGCTCCATCCACATGCACCAAAAcggccacctccacctcaacgaccacctcccctcccacccccggTACAAAACCCTCTGGACCGAAGCCTCCATCATGAGATCCTCAGGCGTCAAGGTAATGGGCATGATCGGCGGCGCAGCCCCCGGCTCCTTTTCCCGCTCCACCCTCGACAGCCCCTCCGACCTCACCTTTGACCACTACTACCGCCAGCTCGCCTCCTTCATCAGGCGGTACAGCCTCCAAGGCTTGGACATCGACGTCGAGCAGCCCATGTCCCAGGGGGGGATCGCCCGTCTCATCCTCCGTCTGCGGTGGGACTTTGGCCCCgatttcatcatcaccctcgcccCCGTCGCGAGCGGGCTCACCAACGAGTGGGGCGGGCTCAGCGGGTTCGATTATCGGGTTTTGGAACGGGATTATGGATCCCTTATCGATTTTTATAATGCTCAGTTCTATAATGGGTTCGGGTCGGTGCATTCGACGTCTCACTTTGAGAGGACGGTGGATGAGGGGTGGGATCCGGAGAAGATTGTCATCGGGCAGTTGACTGATCGGGGTGTGCATCAGCATGTTTCGCTGAACAGGACTGTTGTGCAGCTGAGGGGGAAGCTGGGAGTTATCGGGGGGATTATGGGGTGGGAGTACTTTAATGCTTTGCCGGGGGGGGCAGACGCGCCGTGGGAGTGGGCGCAGGTGATGACTCAAATCTTGAGGCCGGGTCTGGTTCCCGAGATGAAGATTGCAAAGGACGACGCGATCATGCTGATGGAGACGTGGGTGGAGAGTGCCTGGCctggggcggcggtgatTTGTGCGAGTGTGGGAGGTGCGGGCAGCGAGGCGTGCGCAGCCGAAGCGGGTAGGCCGAATGTTGATTACATGGCCATGGTAAATGCCTAG